From one Mytilus edulis chromosome 1, xbMytEdul2.2, whole genome shotgun sequence genomic stretch:
- the LOC139480832 gene encoding uncharacterized protein, producing the protein MSFAETTKILAESRKVIEDGNENNTATLLTLILSVVTSVEHSIKKIESGMESIEKIKTTVTLLSADLRTHTKNLKDLEEKSNSLETSVQAMSDMYDQCKTEYKTSSNQISALNKKVDYLEKKLEQSQKNICQSSTKQVQDDEIIELKDKILDLQCRSMKNNLIFTGLCHSKFENCENKLRGFLRQELEVNHFIEFGNVHRFGKPGLNGARPIVARFIYHSDLQFVLNNANKLRGAPFGISEQFPAEIVKRRKKLYPVMKDAKQQQRDVVLVRDRLYIDGQLYNLQEDDDFERHMESDSAVNQAPPSPLRSPPNNRITPDKRPTKRRRQNGTTPS; encoded by the coding sequence ATGTCTTTTGCCGAAACAACAAAAATTCTTGCTGAAAGCCGTAAGGTCATAGAGGATGGCAATGAAAATAACACGGCAACTCTCTTAACATTAATCTTAAGTGTAGTAACATCTGTTGAACATAGTATAAAAAAGATTGAATCTGGTATGGAAAGTATAGAGAAAATAAAGACAACTGTCACACTGCTATCTGCTGATCTGCGTACACATACGAAAAATTTGAAAGACTTAGAGGAAAAAAGTAATTCTCTGGAAACTAGCGTACAAGCTATGAGTGATATGTATGATCAGTGTAAAACAGAATATAAAACTTCGTCAAACCAAATAAGCGCTCTCAACAAAAAAGTTGACTATCTTGAAAAAAAGTTGGAGCAAAGCCAAAAAAATATCTGTCAATCGTCTACAAAACAGGTACAAGACGATGAAATAATTGAacttaaagataaaatattagacCTCCAGTGTCGTAGTATGAAGAATAACCTCATTTTCACAGGCCTTTgtcattcaaaatttgaaaattgtgaaAACAAACTCCGAGGATTCTTACGTCAAGAATTAGAAGTAAATCACTTTATTGAGTTTGGAAACGTTCATCGCTTTGGTAAGCCAGGTCTAAATGGTGCTCGCCCGATCGTCGCTCGATTCATTTACCACAGCGACCTCCAATTTGTGCTTAATAACGCAAACAAGCTGAGAGGTGCCCCATTTGGCATAAGTGAACAGTTCCCTGCAGAAATTGTGAAACGTAGGAAAAAACTATACCCGGTAATGAAAGATGCTAAACAACAACAAAGGGATGTAGTTCTCGTCCGGGACCGCCTGTATATTGATGGACAACTATACAATTTACAGGAAGATGACGACTTTGAACGACATATGGAAAGTGACAGTGCTGTAAATCAAGCCCCTCCGTCACCATTGAGGTCACCGCCGAACAACAGAATAACGCCAGATAAAAGACCAACTAAAAGACGTCGTCAAAATGGTACAACGCCGAGTTAG